The following are encoded in a window of Rhizobium sp. 11515TR genomic DNA:
- a CDS encoding metallophosphoesterase — translation MLGRRAFLKLFGGSIFGLMALGGYALGYEPVVRLNVTRYALTPPGWAPGLKLRIVALADFHACEPWMNAERIASICAHANELGGDIIVLLGDYTSGTDLITGRVDHRIWAAELAKLKAPLGIHAIVGNHDWWHDSTAQRTGHGPTFSHRALEAVGIEVYSNRAARLEKDGQGFWLAGVEDQLALRRSMRWKRPFTKGLDDLGGTMAQVSDDAPVILLAHEPDIFPAVPQRVSLTLSGHTHGGQVRIFGWSPYSPSRYGDRYVYGHIVEEERHIIVSGGLGCSIAPVRFGVPPEIVVIDVG, via the coding sequence ATGCTCGGCCGTCGTGCCTTTTTGAAGCTTTTCGGCGGCAGCATATTCGGATTGATGGCACTCGGAGGATATGCCCTCGGATACGAGCCGGTCGTTCGTCTCAACGTTACGCGCTATGCGCTGACCCCACCAGGATGGGCTCCTGGGCTCAAGCTCAGGATCGTCGCGCTTGCCGATTTTCATGCCTGCGAGCCGTGGATGAATGCCGAACGCATCGCGTCGATCTGTGCGCATGCCAACGAACTCGGCGGCGACATCATCGTGCTGCTCGGCGATTACACATCCGGAACCGATCTCATTACCGGTCGCGTCGATCATCGCATCTGGGCGGCAGAGCTGGCAAAGCTGAAAGCGCCGCTTGGTATCCATGCCATCGTCGGCAATCACGACTGGTGGCATGATTCCACGGCACAGAGAACCGGCCATGGGCCGACATTCAGCCATCGGGCATTGGAAGCTGTCGGCATCGAAGTCTATTCCAATCGCGCGGCGCGTCTGGAAAAGGACGGGCAAGGCTTCTGGCTTGCCGGCGTCGAGGATCAACTCGCGTTGCGCCGGAGCATGCGCTGGAAGCGTCCCTTCACGAAGGGCCTCGACGATCTCGGTGGCACAATGGCGCAAGTGAGCGACGACGCGCCGGTGATCCTTCTCGCCCATGAGCCCGATATCTTTCCCGCTGTTCCCCAGCGTGTGTCGCTCACCCTGTCGGGACACACCCATGGCGGGCAGGTAAGAATTTTCGGCTGGTCGCCTTATTCGCCCTCGCGTTACGGTGACCGGTATGTTTATGGCCATATCGTCGAGGAGGAGCGCCATATCATCGTATCCGGCGGCCTTGGCTGCTCGATCGCGCCGGTACGCTTCGGCGTTCCGCCTGAAATCGTCGTGATCGACGTGGGATAG
- the ruvB gene encoding Holliday junction branch migration DNA helicase RuvB, which yields MSEAARLISPEKRGEDIDATLRPQSLDEFTGQAEARANLKVFIEAAKGRGEALDHVLFVGPPGLGKTTLAQIMAKELGVNFRSTSGPVIAKAGDLAALLTNLEERDVLFIDEIHRLNPAVEEILYPAMEDFQLDLIIGEGPAARSVKIDLAKFTLVAATTRLGLLTTPLRDRFGIPVRLSFYTVEELELIVRRGARLMGLGMTDEGAREIARRARGTPRIAGRLLRRVRDFAEVAKVEAVTREIADEALTRLLVDNVGFDQLDKRYLNMIAVNFGGGPVGIETIAAGLSEPRDAIEDIIEPYMIQQGFIQRTPRGRVLTAIAWKHLGLQPPKDLEAAQFGLFREED from the coding sequence ATGAGTGAAGCCGCACGTCTTATATCGCCGGAAAAGCGGGGCGAAGACATCGATGCGACGCTCAGGCCGCAATCGCTGGACGAATTTACCGGCCAGGCGGAAGCGCGCGCCAATCTGAAGGTCTTCATCGAGGCGGCCAAGGGTCGCGGCGAGGCGCTGGATCATGTGTTGTTCGTCGGCCCACCCGGCCTCGGCAAGACGACGCTGGCGCAGATCATGGCGAAGGAACTCGGCGTCAATTTCCGCTCGACGTCCGGCCCGGTCATCGCCAAGGCGGGCGATCTGGCGGCGCTACTGACCAATCTCGAAGAGCGGGACGTGCTCTTCATCGACGAAATCCATCGTCTCAACCCGGCTGTCGAGGAAATCCTCTATCCGGCGATGGAGGATTTTCAGCTCGATCTGATCATCGGCGAGGGCCCGGCGGCGCGTTCGGTGAAGATCGATCTCGCCAAGTTCACGCTGGTTGCGGCCACGACCCGTCTCGGCCTGTTGACGACGCCGCTGCGCGATCGTTTCGGCATTCCGGTGCGCCTGAGTTTCTATACGGTCGAGGAACTTGAACTGATCGTCCGGCGTGGTGCGAGGCTGATGGGGCTTGGCATGACCGATGAGGGTGCGCGGGAGATCGCGCGCCGCGCCCGCGGCACTCCGCGTATTGCCGGCCGCCTGCTGCGTCGCGTGCGCGATTTCGCTGAGGTCGCGAAGGTCGAGGCGGTAACGCGCGAGATTGCCGACGAAGCGCTGACGCGGCTTCTCGTTGATAACGTCGGCTTCGACCAGCTCGACAAGCGCTACCTCAATATGATCGCGGTCAATTTTGGCGGCGGGCCTGTCGGCATCGAGACCATCGCCGCCGGCCTTTCTGAGCCGCGCGACGCGATCGAGGATATTATCGAGCCCTATATGATCCAGCAGGGCTTCATCCAGCGCACGCCGCGCGGCCGGGTCTTGACCGCGATTGCCTGGAAACATCTCGGCCTGCAGCCACCCAAGGATCTGGAGGCCGCGCAGTTCGGGTTGTTCCGGGAGGAAGATTGA
- the ruvA gene encoding Holliday junction branch migration protein RuvA gives MIGKLKGTIEEIGEDYVLVDVHGVCYVAYCSARTLSKLGSVGEACILFIETYVREDQIRLFGFMTALEREWFNIVQTVQGVGAKVALALLSTLTPAELANAIALQDRAAVSRAPGVGPKVAMRIVTELKNKAPAFAGDAANIQLKQELGEGVASAPVADAVSALTNLGYSRDQAANAIAAAIKAAGEGADSAKLIRLGLKELSR, from the coding sequence ATGATCGGCAAGCTGAAAGGCACAATCGAAGAGATCGGCGAAGACTATGTGCTCGTGGACGTGCACGGCGTCTGCTATGTCGCCTATTGTTCAGCCCGCACACTCTCGAAGCTCGGTTCTGTCGGCGAGGCCTGCATTCTTTTCATCGAGACCTATGTCCGTGAAGACCAAATCCGGCTTTTCGGCTTCATGACGGCGCTGGAGCGCGAATGGTTCAATATCGTGCAGACGGTTCAGGGTGTGGGCGCGAAGGTGGCGCTGGCGCTGCTGTCGACGCTGACGCCGGCCGAGCTTGCCAATGCGATCGCCTTGCAGGATCGTGCCGCCGTCTCGCGGGCGCCCGGTGTCGGCCCGAAGGTTGCCATGCGCATCGTGACGGAACTGAAGAACAAGGCTCCGGCTTTTGCCGGTGACGCCGCAAACATTCAGCTCAAGCAGGAGTTGGGGGAAGGAGTCGCATCGGCACCTGTAGCAGATGCGGTTTCGGCGCTGACCAATCTAGGCTACTCCCGTGATCAGGCTGCCAATGCCATCGCCGCGGCGATAAAGGCGGCCGGCGAGGGCGCCGATAGCGCAAAGCTGATCCGGCTCGGGCTGAAGGAACTCTCGCGGTGA
- a CDS encoding type II toxin-antitoxin system VapC family toxin has translation MVTIVDTNVLVDLAISGSAWHGWSSGQVLSAFKRGPVVINPIIYAEFSVRYSSMDQVDELLPQSEFRRESLPWSAAFAAAATFRVYRQAGGGREHILPDFLIGAHAAVRGYSILTRDPKGYRSYFPSLDLITPETHP, from the coding sequence ATGGTCACCATCGTCGACACGAATGTGTTGGTTGATCTGGCGATATCTGGTTCAGCCTGGCACGGTTGGTCCAGTGGGCAGGTTCTTTCCGCTTTCAAACGAGGACCGGTGGTTATCAACCCCATCATCTATGCGGAATTCTCTGTGCGTTACAGCAGCATGGATCAAGTAGACGAGTTGCTGCCGCAAAGCGAATTTCGCCGTGAAAGCCTTCCCTGGTCAGCAGCATTTGCCGCAGCGGCGACCTTCAGGGTTTATCGCCAGGCTGGCGGTGGGAGAGAGCACATTCTTCCAGATTTTCTGATCGGAGCGCACGCCGCGGTGCGTGGCTACTCCATATTGACGCGTGATCCCAAGGGCTACCGCTCCTACTTTCCTTCGCTCGACCTCATCACCCCCGAAACCCATCCCTGA
- a CDS encoding AbrB/MazE/SpoVT family DNA-binding domain-containing protein: MRVTSKGQVTIPRDLRQLAGIELNSEVIFSIEDGKLVVSPKNGKREIEDRQRLDRFMATLKRLEGTGDQDIDAEALMSMTRDR; this comes from the coding sequence ATGCGTGTGACATCCAAGGGGCAGGTGACTATCCCCCGCGACTTGCGTCAGCTGGCTGGCATTGAGCTCAACAGCGAGGTCATATTCTCCATCGAGGATGGAAAGCTGGTTGTTTCGCCCAAGAACGGCAAGCGGGAGATTGAGGATCGGCAGCGGCTCGATCGGTTCATGGCTACCCTCAAGCGCCTGGAAGGCACCGGTGATCAGGATATCGACGCCGAAGCGCTGATGTCGATGACGCGTGACCGGTAG
- the ruvC gene encoding crossover junction endodeoxyribonuclease RuvC, whose amino-acid sequence MQNTIRIIGIDPGLRRTGWGIIDTLGNSLRFVASGTVTSDGDMDLASRLCQLHDGLADIVHSYKPDEAAVEQTFVNKDAVATLKLGQARGVVMLVPARAGLPVSEYAPNAVKKAVIGVGHGEKQQIHMMLKILMPKVEFKGNDAADALAIAICHAHNRGTSRLRQAALAG is encoded by the coding sequence ATGCAGAATACGATTCGCATCATCGGCATCGATCCGGGCCTGCGCCGCACCGGCTGGGGTATCATCGATACGCTTGGCAATTCGCTACGCTTCGTGGCGTCGGGAACTGTGACGTCGGACGGTGACATGGATCTCGCCTCCCGCCTTTGCCAGCTGCATGACGGGCTTGCCGATATCGTTCACAGCTACAAGCCGGATGAGGCGGCGGTCGAGCAGACCTTCGTCAACAAGGATGCGGTGGCGACGCTGAAGCTCGGGCAGGCGCGCGGCGTCGTCATGCTGGTGCCGGCCCGCGCCGGTCTGCCGGTGTCGGAATATGCGCCGAATGCCGTTAAGAAGGCCGTCATCGGCGTCGGCCACGGCGAGAAGCAGCAGATCCACATGATGTTGAAGATCCTGATGCCCAAGGTCGAGTTCAAGGGCAATGACGCCGCCGACGCGCTGGCTATCGCCATATGCCATGCCCATAACCGCGGCACCAGCAGACTGCGGCAGGCAGCACTGGCCGGATAG
- a CDS encoding LLM class flavin-dependent oxidoreductase, producing MVPFSILDLSPVAEGSTISQSFESSKRMAQKAEELGYNRFWLAEHHGMPGVASAATSVVIGHVGAATSRIRIGSGGVMLPNHSPLVIAEQFGTLEALFPGRVDLGLGRAPGTDMRTAQALRRNMEAGAQSFPNDIVELQHLFSPADEGQIILAVPGHGANVPIWLLGSSLYSAHLAGMLGLPYAFASHFAPEALMDAIAIYRERFTPSATLDKPYVMVGAMGAVADTDEEAQYHFTSAQQQFVNLRRNVRGPFPRPRSDMDDFWTPMEKLNVENTLRYAIVGSPETAEKKISQFIQDTEADEVIISMPIHDIEARLKSVELFATLPSFQKVS from the coding sequence ATGGTCCCCTTTTCCATCCTCGATCTTTCTCCCGTTGCCGAAGGCAGCACTATCAGCCAATCCTTCGAGAGTTCGAAGCGCATGGCGCAGAAGGCGGAAGAGCTTGGTTACAACCGATTCTGGCTTGCCGAGCATCACGGCATGCCGGGTGTCGCCAGCGCCGCGACGTCGGTCGTCATCGGCCATGTCGGCGCGGCAACCTCGCGCATCCGCATCGGTTCGGGCGGCGTCATGCTGCCGAACCATTCGCCGCTAGTCATTGCCGAACAGTTCGGCACGCTGGAAGCATTGTTTCCCGGCCGCGTCGATCTCGGCCTTGGGCGCGCGCCGGGCACGGACATGCGCACGGCGCAGGCTCTAAGGCGCAACATGGAGGCAGGCGCACAGAGCTTCCCAAACGATATCGTCGAGCTCCAGCACCTCTTCAGCCCCGCCGACGAAGGACAGATCATCCTCGCCGTTCCCGGCCATGGCGCCAACGTGCCGATCTGGCTGCTCGGCTCCAGCCTCTACAGTGCGCACCTCGCCGGCATGCTCGGCCTGCCCTATGCCTTCGCCTCGCATTTCGCGCCGGAAGCCCTGATGGATGCCATCGCCATCTATCGCGAGCGCTTCACGCCTTCGGCCACGCTCGACAAGCCCTATGTCATGGTCGGCGCCATGGGCGCCGTGGCCGATACGGATGAAGAAGCACAGTATCACTTCACCTCCGCACAGCAGCAATTCGTCAATCTCCGCCGCAACGTGCGCGGCCCCTTCCCGCGCCCACGCAGCGACATGGACGATTTCTGGACGCCGATGGAAAAGCTGAACGTGGAAAACACGCTGCGCTATGCCATCGTCGGCTCGCCTGAGACGGCCGAAAAGAAGATTTCGCAGTTCATCCAGGATACGGAGGCCGATGAAGTGATCATTTCGATGCCGATCCATGACATCGAGGCGCGCTTGAAATCCGTGGAGCTGTTCGCAACGCTTCCGAGCTTCCAAAAGGTATCCTGA
- a CDS encoding DoxX family protein — protein MEFEEENAILVNFADMALLFGRILLSLLFLEEGIELASNFDIALEAMAKLGVTTPVTTATIVLQLGAGFAIALGLMTRLAAFGLGLFCLVTAMLFHTNFASHNELLHFEKDLAIAGGMFALIVAGAGKLSFDMLIRRYWKTRLVA, from the coding sequence ATGGAATTCGAAGAGGAGAATGCCATTCTAGTCAACTTCGCCGATATGGCGCTGCTGTTCGGCCGCATCCTCTTGTCGCTGCTCTTTCTGGAAGAGGGTATCGAACTTGCCAGCAATTTTGACATTGCGTTGGAGGCCATGGCCAAGCTTGGCGTCACAACCCCCGTCACGACCGCGACCATCGTGCTGCAGCTTGGAGCCGGCTTTGCCATTGCGTTGGGGTTGATGACCCGCCTGGCGGCATTCGGTTTGGGCCTGTTTTGCTTGGTGACGGCAATGCTCTTTCACACCAACTTCGCCAGCCACAACGAATTGCTGCATTTCGAAAAGGATCTGGCGATCGCGGGCGGTATGTTTGCCCTGATCGTCGCCGGCGCCGGCAAGCTGTCGTTCGACATGCTCATCCGGCGTTATTGGAAGACGAGGCTCGTGGCTTGA
- a CDS encoding tetratricopeptide repeat protein, producing the protein MFRHAIFGVVGLCAVVILPAATTGVAFAVDNMESTDAPDLTSVRAKIDAKDYAGALAELRDIAEEHQQADVYNLMGFTLRKTGDFKTSLTYYTKALELQPDHKGAHEYLGELYVETGDMPRAREQLATLTKLCPSGCEELEDLTKAISAKASN; encoded by the coding sequence ATGTTCAGACATGCCATTTTCGGGGTCGTCGGCCTGTGCGCCGTCGTCATCCTTCCGGCCGCAACGACGGGCGTTGCCTTTGCCGTTGATAATATGGAATCGACCGATGCGCCGGACCTGACCTCCGTGCGTGCCAAGATCGACGCGAAGGACTATGCCGGCGCACTCGCCGAGCTTCGCGATATCGCGGAAGAGCACCAGCAGGCTGATGTCTACAATCTGATGGGCTTCACCCTGCGCAAGACCGGCGATTTCAAGACATCTCTGACCTACTACACCAAGGCTCTCGAATTGCAGCCGGATCACAAGGGCGCGCATGAATATCTCGGCGAACTCTATGTCGAGACTGGCGACATGCCCAGGGCCCGCGAGCAGCTGGCAACGCTGACCAAGCTTTGCCCTAGTGGATGCGAGGAGCTTGAGGATCTGACCAAGGCGATCTCCGCCAAGGCCAGCAACTGA
- a CDS encoding MBL fold metallo-hydrolase codes for MFDMTRRAVLGTAAAAAAFGLSSKLEFIPQAFAAMPLEPTVGFYKYKVGSIEVTAIYDGIWRKPHDPAFIKNASVEDTKEALSKAGLTTDFMPIPLTVVVLDIGGSKIMMDAGSGVGKWQTNATHLPANMAAAGIDHKKIDTIMISHFHPDHVWGLMEKGTNAAVFPNAELVVNTAEYKWWTDPGRVDKLAEGRKEAGRRIASVFPTWKNWKLVDDNAEVAPGVHMMAAYGHTPGHSVFLIDGGSEQLMVSADIMYVPALLAPHPEWQGAYDQDGPMAVATRRRLIDRVIADKIRICGSHFPFPGSGTFVKDGNAYGFTPTIQA; via the coding sequence ATGTTTGACATGACCCGCCGCGCCGTGCTCGGCACGGCTGCAGCTGCGGCAGCCTTCGGGCTGTCGTCGAAGCTCGAATTCATACCGCAAGCCTTTGCCGCCATGCCGCTGGAGCCGACGGTCGGCTTCTACAAATACAAGGTCGGTTCGATCGAAGTCACGGCCATCTATGACGGCATCTGGCGCAAGCCGCACGATCCGGCCTTCATCAAGAACGCCTCCGTCGAAGACACCAAGGAAGCGCTTTCCAAGGCCGGTCTGACCACCGACTTCATGCCCATTCCGCTGACGGTCGTCGTTCTCGATATCGGCGGGAGCAAGATCATGATGGATGCCGGCTCGGGTGTCGGGAAATGGCAGACCAATGCCACGCATCTGCCGGCCAACATGGCGGCCGCCGGCATCGACCACAAGAAGATCGATACGATCATGATCTCGCATTTCCATCCGGACCACGTCTGGGGCCTGATGGAAAAGGGAACGAACGCGGCCGTCTTTCCGAATGCCGAGTTGGTCGTCAATACGGCCGAATACAAGTGGTGGACCGATCCCGGCCGTGTCGACAAGCTGGCGGAGGGCCGCAAGGAGGCCGGCCGGCGCATCGCCTCCGTCTTCCCGACGTGGAAGAACTGGAAGCTGGTTGACGACAATGCGGAAGTGGCGCCCGGCGTGCACATGATGGCCGCATATGGTCACACCCCCGGTCATTCCGTCTTCCTCATCGATGGCGGCAGCGAACAGCTGATGGTCTCGGCCGACATCATGTATGTGCCGGCACTGCTCGCACCCCATCCGGAATGGCAAGGCGCCTACGACCAGGATGGCCCGATGGCCGTGGCCACCCGCCGCAGGCTGATCGATCGCGTCATTGCCGACAAGATCAGGATCTGCGGCTCGCATTTCCCATTCCCGGGCTCCGGTACCTTCGTCAAGGACGGCAATGCCTATGGCTTCACCCCGACCATCCAGGCCTGA
- a CDS encoding sigma-70 family RNA polymerase sigma factor — protein sequence MTSMTLGDEFPAWSWRPPQDTAIGKLGRLLNRLRAFLARQKTIKHAILAATAEPSSHTAPSKRAIASPDESMRRFQQTIIPHLDAAYNFARFLSRDADAAQDIVQEAYLRAYRGFGGFRDGDARAWTFTIVRNCYHAWLQERRRKTRYEQPMTDEWDSDEGSPSPDPTSEEDTPEAAFIRKSETQRVREVINRLPDPMREVLVLRDLEDLSYKEIAEIIDAPIGTVMSRLARARRDFGEVWRSLEGKEAAR from the coding sequence ATGACTTCGATGACGCTCGGCGACGAGTTCCCGGCATGGAGCTGGCGCCCGCCGCAAGATACTGCGATTGGCAAGCTGGGGCGGCTTCTAAACCGCCTACGTGCCTTCCTTGCTCGACAGAAAACGATCAAACACGCCATCCTCGCAGCGACAGCAGAGCCATCGTCGCATACCGCGCCTTCAAAGCGCGCGATCGCCTCGCCCGACGAGAGCATGCGTCGCTTCCAGCAAACGATCATCCCACACCTTGACGCCGCCTATAATTTCGCGCGCTTCCTGAGCCGCGATGCCGATGCCGCGCAGGATATCGTGCAGGAGGCATATCTGCGTGCCTATCGCGGTTTTGGCGGCTTTCGCGACGGCGACGCCCGCGCCTGGACTTTCACCATCGTCCGCAACTGCTATCACGCCTGGCTGCAGGAGAGACGGCGCAAGACCCGCTATGAGCAGCCGATGACGGACGAATGGGATTCGGACGAAGGTTCGCCCTCCCCCGACCCTACCTCCGAAGAGGATACGCCCGAGGCGGCCTTCATCCGCAAATCGGAAACGCAGCGCGTGCGCGAGGTCATCAACAGGTTGCCCGATCCCATGCGCGAGGTTCTGGTTCTGCGCGACCTCGAGGATCTCTCCTACAAGGAAATCGCCGAGATCATCGATGCGCCGATCGGCACTGTCATGTCGCGCCTCGCCCGTGCCCGCCGCGATTTCGGCGAAGTCTGGCGCAGCCTCGAAGGAAAAGAGGCGGCACGATGA
- a CDS encoding anti-sigma factor family protein, with the protein MSGGEHHDHGEWNDLLHGFIDGELDAATAARFEAHLATCRDCAGEMENALMVKRLSAREGVKWQAPDTVHARVQAALTLEQSMMRRTAASHTEGLWQRVWRLVREWSFVPSLAVLAASLMLVLNVQQQSQTIEDQLLASHVRSMLADHLTDVLTSDQHTVKPWFNGKIDFSPPVVDLATQGFPLVGGRVDYLDGRVVAALIYRRHGHVINLFIWPGAAGAKTNAEKEGYNFVEWHADGLVFWAVSDVAAPDLFTFRDVFIRATAP; encoded by the coding sequence ATGAGCGGCGGAGAGCACCATGACCACGGCGAATGGAACGACCTGCTGCACGGCTTCATCGACGGCGAACTGGACGCAGCCACTGCCGCGCGCTTCGAGGCACATCTGGCCACCTGCCGGGACTGCGCCGGCGAGATGGAGAATGCCCTGATGGTCAAGCGTCTTTCCGCACGCGAGGGTGTGAAATGGCAAGCGCCTGATACCGTCCATGCCCGCGTGCAGGCGGCACTCACGCTGGAGCAATCCATGATGAGGCGCACAGCCGCGAGCCACACGGAGGGCCTGTGGCAGCGTGTCTGGCGGCTCGTGCGCGAATGGAGCTTCGTGCCCTCGCTTGCCGTTCTCGCCGCCAGCCTCATGCTGGTGCTGAATGTGCAGCAGCAGAGCCAGACGATCGAGGATCAGCTTCTTGCCAGCCATGTGCGCTCGATGCTCGCCGATCACCTGACCGACGTGCTGACCTCAGACCAGCACACGGTCAAACCATGGTTCAACGGCAAGATCGATTTCTCCCCGCCCGTGGTCGATCTGGCGACACAGGGCTTCCCCTTGGTCGGCGGTCGGGTGGATTATCTCGACGGGCGGGTGGTGGCGGCGCTGATCTATCGCCGGCATGGCCATGTCATCAATCTCTTCATCTGGCCGGGCGCTGCGGGAGCCAAAACCAATGCCGAGAAGGAGGGCTATAATTTCGTCGAATGGCATGCGGACGGACTGGTCTTCTGGGCGGTCTCCGATGTCGCCGCACCGGATCTCTTCACCTTCCGCGACGTTTTTATCCGTGCGACAGCCCCATAA
- a CDS encoding YebC/PmpR family DNA-binding transcriptional regulator, producing MAGHSQFKNIMHRKGRQDAVRSKMFSKLAREITVAAKMGLPDPAMNASLRLAIQNAKAQSMPKDNIDRAIKKASGADTENYDAIRYEGYGPGGTAIIVEALTDNRNRTASNVRSIFTKAGGALGETGSVSFSFDHVGEITYKPSAGDADKVMEAAIEAGADDVESDEEGHVIICAFESLGEVAKALEATLGEAETVKAIWRAQNNVPVDEEKAQSLMKLIENLEDDDDVQNVYSNFEVSDEVLAKLSA from the coding sequence ATGGCTGGCCATTCACAGTTTAAAAACATCATGCACCGCAAGGGCCGTCAGGACGCGGTGCGGTCGAAAATGTTCTCCAAGCTGGCGCGCGAAATCACGGTCGCTGCCAAGATGGGTCTGCCCGACCCGGCCATGAACGCAAGCCTGCGTCTGGCGATCCAGAACGCCAAGGCGCAGTCGATGCCGAAGGACAATATCGATCGCGCCATCAAGAAGGCTTCCGGTGCCGACACCGAGAATTACGATGCGATCCGTTACGAGGGCTACGGTCCGGGCGGCACGGCGATCATCGTCGAAGCACTGACCGACAACCGCAACCGCACGGCGTCCAACGTCCGCTCGATCTTCACCAAGGCCGGCGGTGCGCTGGGCGAAACCGGTTCGGTTTCCTTCTCCTTCGACCATGTCGGCGAAATCACCTACAAGCCTTCCGCCGGCGATGCCGACAAGGTCATGGAAGCGGCGATCGAGGCCGGTGCCGATGACGTCGAAAGCGACGAAGAAGGCCATGTGATCATCTGCGCTTTCGAATCTCTCGGCGAAGTCGCCAAGGCGCTCGAAGCGACGCTCGGCGAAGCCGAAACCGTCAAGGCGATCTGGCGCGCTCAGAACAACGTGCCGGTCGACGAAGAAAAGGCCCAGTCGCTGATGAAGCTCATCGAAAACCTCGAAGACGATGACGACGTCCAGAACGTCTATTCGAATTTCGAAGTTTCGGACGAAGTTCTGGCCAAGCTCTCGGCCTGA
- a CDS encoding MBL fold metallo-hydrolase, translating to MMQRFPVLAVFFLAIILSWSVADAQQNPVRPQPSQCQAIAQSLPKATFASFSPPGPALANDPVNGDVKITFLGHATLFIETPGGVSIATDYSGAFPPPYTPEVVTMNKAHPSHYTLTPDPAIKYVLHGWSDVPGEPAKIRMTVGDTLIRNVVTDIRSWGGGIEANGNSIFIFEVAGLCIGHLGHLHFELTDQQYAEIGRLDVVMVPVDGGLTMGADSMSRVVKRLRSSLILPMHRWGPPVDQFLALFGPDFDVAYAPTPNVTVSVKTLPRKPLIYVLKGL from the coding sequence ATGATGCAGCGATTTCCTGTCCTCGCCGTGTTTTTCCTGGCGATCATCCTCAGCTGGAGCGTTGCGGACGCCCAGCAGAATCCGGTTCGTCCGCAACCCAGCCAATGCCAGGCGATCGCGCAGTCCCTGCCTAAGGCGACATTCGCGAGCTTTTCTCCTCCCGGTCCGGCGCTCGCCAATGATCCGGTTAATGGTGATGTGAAGATCACGTTCCTCGGTCACGCGACGCTTTTCATCGAAACGCCAGGCGGTGTATCCATCGCCACGGATTACAGCGGCGCCTTTCCGCCGCCTTACACGCCGGAAGTGGTGACGATGAACAAGGCGCATCCGAGCCACTACACGCTGACGCCGGACCCGGCGATCAAATATGTGCTGCATGGATGGAGCGATGTGCCCGGAGAGCCGGCCAAGATCCGCATGACCGTCGGTGATACGTTGATCCGCAATGTCGTCACCGATATTCGCTCCTGGGGCGGCGGCATCGAAGCCAACGGCAATTCGATCTTCATCTTCGAGGTGGCGGGCCTTTGCATCGGCCATCTCGGGCACCTGCATTTCGAGCTCACCGACCAGCAGTATGCCGAGATCGGTCGGCTCGATGTCGTGATGGTGCCGGTCGACGGCGGCCTGACCATGGGAGCCGACAGCATGAGCCGCGTGGTGAAAAGGCTGCGCTCGTCGCTCATCTTGCCCATGCATCGCTGGGGGCCGCCAGTCGATCAGTTTCTCGCCCTGTTCGGTCCCGATTTCGACGTCGCCTATGCGCCGACCCCGAACGTCACGGTGTCGGTGAAGACCTTGCCGCGCAAGCCGCTGATCTATGTGCTAAAGGGGCTGTGA